GACGACCGATACGATGGTCGAGGGCGTTCATTTTTTGGAGACGACCTTGACGGATTACAACCTTGGATATAAGTCGCTTGCGGTTTCGGTGAGTGATATCGCAGCCATGGGCGGACAGCCGAAGTTCGCCGTCGTATCCATCGCGATTCCAAGTGGCTGGGCGCCCGAGCGACTGGAGCGGGTATACGACGGATTCCGGGAAGTGACGGAGCGGTTTGGCTGCCATGTCATTGGCGGAGACGTCGTCTCGACGAGTGGGCCGCTCGTCATTACGACCACCGTCATCGGGGAGGCAGCGAACCCGATTCCCAGATCTGGCGCGCGACCGGGGGATATTCTGTTCGTCACGGGGAGGCTCGGCGGATCGAGTGCGGGCTTGCAAGTGATGCAGGAAGCGACGTCGGTGTCTGACATTTCGAAGGCGTGCCTGATTGAACGCCATCAGCGCCCAGAGCCTCGGGTTGCCATCGGAAGCCTGTGTGCCACAGCGGGCGTGCATGCGCTCAACGACGTGAGTGACGGCCTGGCGAGCGAACTGAATGAGATTGCGGCGGCGAGTGGTGTGCGGTGCGTGATTGACGCAGACAAGCTGCCAGTGTTGCCGGAGGTCGTTGAGTTGGCGCGTGGTGTGCAGCGGGATCCACTGTCGTACGCCTTGTACGGCGGAGAAGACTACGAGTTGGTGGGCGCGGCCTCGAATCGGGCGTTTGCGACGCTTTTGGCGGGGGCGAGCGCGATGAACGTGCCGATTACCCGCATTGGTCGCGTTGATGAGGGGGATGGCGTCGTCATGCGGCGGCCGGATGGTCAGATGGAAGTGCTTGATCCGAAGGGATACAATCACTTTAAACGCGATGATGCGTGATTTGGGCGCGTGCTCGGCGGGGACGCAAGCTGCGTTTTGGTGAGCTCGCAAAGGGAGACAACAATGGCAAACGAATGGTTGATGACAACGACGAGCCCAGATGAGACAAGGCGCTTCGGTGTATGTCTTGGCGGGGTATTGCAGGCTGGCGACGTGGTGTTGCTCGGCGGCCCCCTTGGCGCCGGCAAGACACACTTCGCGCAGGGGATTGCGCAGGGACTTGGCGTCGAGGAACCTGTGACCAGTCCGACGTTTACGCTCGTCGCCGAGTATGAAGGGCGGCTGCCCTTGATTCATATGGATTTATATCGGTTATACGACGAACCGACCGCTGAGGTGGTCACTTTACATCCGGCTGCGTTGGCGCAAATCGGATTTGACGATTATCTGGATGGGTCTGGTGTGGTGTTGATTGAGTGGGCGCGCGGCGTTGAATCGGATTTAGACGACTATTTGTCAGTGGACATTGCGCACGGCTTACAAGCGGTGGATGACGATATCCGCGCGACGACACGGGAACTTCGCGTTCGCGCCGAAGGTGCAGCGGCACGACAACGTTTGCAGGAGTGGATGGACGCATGGGCGTGATTGTGATGGATACGGCCACGGACGCGATGGCGGTCGCCGCTGGTCGCTTGGACGGGACGCTGCTGTCGGCAGTCACGCAACGTGTACCGCGTGGTCATTCGCGCTTGTTGCAGCCGTCGGTTTCGTTCGTGATGCAGTCGGCCGGTTTTCACCCCGGGGAAGTGGAGCGAATCGGTGTGGGGGTTGGGCCGGGATCGTATACTGGCGTGCGGATGGCGGTGGCCACCGGCAAGGCGATGGCGCACGCGCTGCAGGTGCCGCTTACGGCGGTGCCGACGCTCGACGCGATTGCGTTGGCGGCGGGGTTGGGGTTGCCAGTGCCGGCGGAAGTCTCGGTATTGGTTCTGTTGTTCGCGCGGCGCCATCGGGCGTTTGGCGCCTGGTTTACGGTTGTGGGCGGCCGTTTGGCGTCGAGATCGGAGGCGCAGGTTCAACCGATTGCCGACTGGCTGGCGCAGGTCCCTGCACACACGTCTGCCGTGCCGGCTGTTCTCGTTCACGACTTTCCACCTGAGGAGTTGGCGCTCACAAATATTCCGGAGGACTTGTTGCCCCTGTCGTGGGGAGATGTTTCCACGCGGTTTGCAGACGCGTTATTCCGGCTCGCCTTGCGTGACGAGTACCCTGTTTTTGAAGGGGAGCGCATCCACACCGTTTTACCCTATTACGCATTGCCTGTAGAAGCAGAAGCAAAGCTGGAATCGCGGCAAAAAGGAGGCGAACGACCGTGAGTACAGTAGAAGATGTGGTCATTCGTCGGATGTTGCTGCAAGACCTGGATCAGGTCTTGCAAGTCGAGCGCCGTGCGTTTACGGCGCCGTGGTCGCGAGCCGCATTTCTTGGTGAATTGGTAGAGAATAAACTCGCGCGCTATGTGGTCGCAGAACTGGATGGCCGCGTGGTGGGCTACGGCGGCTTGTGGTTGATTCTCGACGAGGGGCATGTGACGAATATCGCGGTAGATCCGGATTATCGCGGCCGCAAACTAGGCGACAAGTTGTTGCGCACACTGATGTCCTTATGTGCTGCCAATGGCGGGCGCAAGATGACTTTGGAGGTGCGCGTCTCGAATACGGTGGCGCAGAACTTGTACAGAAAGTACGGTTTCGAGCGCGTCGGGTTGCGCAAAGGGTATTACACCGACAACAAGGAGGATGCCATCATCATGTGGGTGGATTTACCTCCGATGGACAGAGTGACAGCCGGGGGAGAACTAATTTGATCATTTTAGGCATTGAGACAAGTTGCGACGAGACGTCGGCGGCACTGGTTCGAGATGGTCGGGAGCTCATCAGCGAGGTGACTGCGACGCAGATGCAGATTCACGCCGCTTTTGGCGGTGTGGTTCCGGAAGTCGCTTCCCGCCACCACGTCGAGGACATCACGCGCGTCGTCGATGAGACGTTCCGGGAAGCTGGCTGCACATGGCATGACGTCGACGCTATCGCGGTGACTTGCGGCCCAGGGCTGTTAGGGTCACTCCTTGTCGGCGTCTCTGCCGCCAAGGGATACGCGCTGGCGACTGGCAAGCCATTGATTGGCGTTCACCACATCGCCGGTCACGTCGCGGCGGCAACGCTCAATTCGCAGATTCGCCCTCCGTTTCTGTGTCTCGTCGTGTCTGGTGGGCACACGGAATTGCTGACGGTGGACGAGCAGTTTTGCTTTACCAAGCTCGGAGGGACGCGCGACGATGCCGCCGGTGAGGCCTACGACAAAGTCGCCAGGCTGATTGGGCTTGCCTACCCGGGTGGACCGAAGGTGGACGAGCTCGCTCACGAAGGAAACAAAGAGGCCTATGCGTTCCCGCGTGGCCTGTTGGATGAAGAGGGCTACGATTTTAGCTTCAGCGGACTAAAATCGGCCGTCAACAACGCGCTCACAAAGCAGCGGAACCGACGCGAGGAGATAGATGCAAAGGACGTGTGTGCGAGCTTTCAGGCCGCGGTTATCGACGTGCTGGAGGAGAAGACAAAGCGGGCGCTCGCCCACACGGGCTACCAGCGGCTCGTCGTCGCGGGCGGTGTGGCGGCCAACCGCGGTCTCCGATCCCGCTTTACCGCGCTCGCTTCGGCGACTGGGGTGGAGGTCGTCTTCCCGCCGCTTCGTTGGTGCACGGACAACGCTGCAATGATTGCGAGCGCTGGGTATTATCGCTTTCAGCAGGGCAAAGAGAGCGATCTCTCGCTCAACGCATACGCACAACTGTCCCTCGACACCTGGCAATCGTGGGCGTAACGGCTCACCTCGATGGCGAGATGGGGAACGGCTTGAGCGAGGAAATCCACAGCTTTGTGTATAAGTCGAATTTACACAGCTGTGGATGTTGTGGAAAAACGTCGAAAAACCTCGAAATGCCGCCGAACTTGTCTGTGGATAAGTCTGTGTATAGTGTGGATATGTCCACCTCGACTGTGGATGACGCGCTGACGATGGGGCGGCTTCATCCGCCGTCCGTCGCCAGCGCCTGTTCCAACGCTTCTAATTCCAGGGCAGCCTGTTCCCAGCGGACAAGCGCCTCTTCGTGCTGTTCTTCCAACGCTTTTCGCTTGGCCTCTAACTCGTAAATCCGCTCCAGGTCTTGATTTTGCGCGGCCTCCGAGAGGGCCGTGGCCACTTGTTCCATCTCCACCTCACAGGTTGTGGATATCTGCTCCCAACGCTCCACAGCTTCCTGTGCTTTGCGCACATCTGAGGAGCGAATTCGGCGGCGAGGCGCGTTCGCAGGGCTGTGATCCCCCGACGTGTGCGCTGATGTTGTGTCACCATCCGAGCGCCTTGTCACCTCGCCTGTTGCTTTGCCCCTTGCGGTATTGCCGCGCGTGTCTTTCGTGTTGCGGCCCTGGCGCGCCTCCCTTCCAGTCGCTGTAGCTGCGGTGCTCTCCTCAATGTCCTGCAGCCGGTCATTTTCCGCTGATTTCTCCCGGTAATCGGTATAGTTGCCGATGTAGAGAGTCAGGCCGTCTTTTGAAAGGACGCCTACGTGTGTGGCAATGGCATCGATAAAGTAGCGATCATGCGAGATAAAGAGCAAGGTCCCGTCGTAGTCGATGAGTGCGCTCTCGAGCGCTTCCTTGCTGGGAATATCCAAGTGGTTGGTTGGTTCGTCCATGAATAGCGTGTTGGCGCGCTGTAGCATGAGCCGACAGAGATTGAGTCGGCTGCGCTCACCGCCACTCAACCCCGACACAGGCTTATCCACGTCGCTGCCGCGAAAGAGGAACTGCGCGAGCGCGCCGCGCACGGTTGTCCGGTCCATGTTGGGGTGCTCGTCCCAGACTTGGCTGAGGACGGTTTTGGACGGATTTAAGTCCGTCTGTTCTTGGTCGTAATAGCCAAATTGGACGTGTTGCCCCACATCGATGGACCCGTGCAGCGGTTTTAATTGGTGCAAAAGCGTCTTCATTAGCGTACTCTTGCCAACGCCGTTGGGGCCGAGGATAGCCAGCCGCATACCGCGTTCGAGGCGAAACGACACATTTCGCGCCAAAACGGTCTCTCCATAACCAATTGCCAGGTCGTTGACTTGCAGGACGTCGCGCCCAGACGGGCGGTTGGCGCTGAACGCCAGATGTACCTTGGCAGGGTCGGTGTCGGGTTGCTCAATTCGATCCATCCGCTCCAACATCTTGCGCCGACTTTGCGCGCGTTTGGTGGTCGACGCGCGCGCGAGGTTCTTGGCGATGAACGTCTCCAATTTCGCGATTTCTTCTTGTTGATGGGCGAATTGCTTTGCCTGTTGCAACCGCGCCTCCATCTTTTGCTCCATATATGCCTCGTAGTTGCCGGTATAGCTCGTCGTCGTGCCTTGGGCTAGTTCGACGGTGTGGGTGGTGACTTGATCGAGAAAATAGCGGTCGTGCGACACCACAAGGACGCTGCCGGAGTACCCTTTTAAATACTGTTCGAGCCATGTGAGCGTCTCTGTATCGAGGTAGTTGGTCGGCTCGTCGAGGACGAGTAAATCCGGGCCAGTCGCCAACAGTCGAGCTAGCGACAATCGGGTTTTCTGACCGCCACTTAGGGAGGATACGGGCATGTCGTGCATTTCCTTCGGGAATTGGAGACCGGCCAAAACACGCCGAATGTCGGTTTGCCATGCATAGCCGCCTTCGTCTTCAAAGCGCCTCGACAGCGTGTCGTAGGCGGTGCTGACCTGTGCGAAGCGAGCTTCGTCTTCATAGATAGCTTGATCCGCCATCTGCCGCTCTAATTTCCGGAGTTCCTGTTCCATTTGCTCGAGGTGCGCACGCGCCTCTGCGACAAAGGCATATACGCTTTTATCCTCTGATGTATCGACAAATTGTGCCACATAACCGACGGTTGTGCCTTCGCGCCAGGTCACTTGGCCAGCGTCTGGTTGTTCCTGTCCGGTGACGATTCGGACGAGTGTCGACTTGCCGGCACCATTGCCTCCGACAAGCCCTACTTTGTCGCCGGTGCGGATACTCAGTGACGCGTCGAGGAGGACATCGACGGTGTCATAACTCTTTTTCACATGACTTACTTGCAAAACAATCATATCGATTCCCCTTTATCTCATACACTCTAGCGACTGGGATTCTAGACAGGCCTACGTTAGGAGGACAGCGCTGATGGCGACGCACACGTTTCCGCTGCCCGCTGGCTTTGGTTGGCAGTATCACTTCATTCTATGGATTCAATCGTTTCACACGCCGATTTTGGACAAAGTCGCAACGGTGTTGTCCTACCTTGGAACGGAGTCGTTCTATCTCATCATCTTACCTATCGTCTTCCTTGCCTTCAGCCGGCAATTTGGCTTGCGACTGACGTATGTCTTTTTGACAAGCATGTTTTTCAACGCTTGGCTCAAATCGGTCATTCAGATTGCTCGTCCCATCGGAGTCCCTGGCGTCCGGAGCCTGTATTTGAGCACCGCGACAGGTTTATCGACACCGAGCGGGCACGCGCAGGGGACGATAACCTTGTGGGCGTCCCTCGTTCGGTATCTTCCGACACGAGTCCTGCGCTACGCGCTGTTGACCCTCGTCCTGCTGATTGGTATATCGAGGGTATACCTAGGCTTGCACTGGCCGATGGACGTCGTGCTCGGCTGGCTGTTGGGCCTTATCATCGGTTACGCCGGATGGCAAATTGGACGCTGGTGGAGCTACCGTGGCATTCCGTGGCACTTTGCGTTGGCATTTGCCATTCTGTTCCCCGCAGTCTTGTTCTATTTTAACCATGATCCGCGCGGGGCTGAATACGCGGCATATCTATTTGCCATCGGCACCGGCTCTGTGATTGAACGCCGTTTCATTCACAGTGCTATTGAAGCAGTCTGGTGGAAGCGAATTTGTGCAGGCGTCATCGGCGTAGGCGGCATGGTTGCGATACAATGGGGATTACAAAGTACGGAATCTGTTTTGCCATGGCTCCTTTTGCGCGACTTGCTCATCGGCTGGTGGGTAACCGTCGGCGCCCCGTGGATCTTTTTGAAACTCAATGTCTATCAACCAGATACAGAAGCATATGCCGGTTCCTGAGCCGGCTATCTTCTGGTGGAAGCAGGGAATTTGTTGACTGTTGAAGCGGAAAAGGAACATTTGCGACAGTTGTTAAAACGCGATAGGATGAGTTTAACAGAAAATGAAAGACATCGGGCACAGCTGGCGATTTGCGCCGCCGTTCTCGATTTTTGCGAGGGGTACGCCCGTTCACGGCAATCGTGCGACAAGCCGCTGACGATAGGTTTGTACGCCGCTGTGCGAGGTGAAGTAGATGTGTCGGCATGCTTCGCAGGCCTCCGCGAGCGGGGCTGGCGCATCGTCTATCCGCGCGTCCAGGCGCTTGGCGCCATGGAGATGTTCGTCGTCGACAAAGCGCATCATCTCGTGCCGGGCGCGTATGGCATTCTGGAACCACCGGCCGACGCTTTGCCCGTGCAAAAGGAACAGTTGGATGTTCTGTTGGTGCCGGGCCTCGGTTTTACCCAGGAAGGTTGGCGGCTTGGGTACGGTGGGGGTTATTACGACCGATATCTGGCTGGTGCGTTGGACGTTTGCACGGTCGGCATTGGATTTCAGCGGCAGGTACGAGCGGCGCTGCCGGTTGCTGCACACGATAGGCGTCTGAATTACCTGATTACAGAAGAGGGTGTGGTCAACTGTTGGGACCCGACGTCTGTGTCGTCGTAGCGGGTGGCCAAAGCCGCCGGATGCAACCTTTGGGGGACAAGCTGTTGCTGCCACGCGCACCGCTGTCGCCGCCGATTTTGGCGCACGTCTTGACGGTTGCGGCGTCACTGTGCGACTGCGTGATTGTCGCGCATGCGCCAGGGCCAGTCAGGGATGTGGTGGCACGGCATTTGCCAGTATCTTGCGCGAATAAAATTGACTGGCAATTGGACGCAGTGCCGTGGTCGGGGCCGCTCACCGCACTGGCCCACGTATTTACGTCAGCGCGCGTTCAAGAGGCGAACACAGTTGGGGTTGTCGCGGGAGACTTGCCGGGCATCACCGCCGACGTCCTGCAGCGGTGCCATGCGGCGCTTGCGGCTTCTGAAGCCGCCGATGGCGCTGCGCTGGTGCGCGACGGGCGGATTCAACCGCTGATTGCGTGCTACCGCCACCGGGCGGTTGCGGCGGTTGTGGATGCGGTGGCGGCTGGTCAGGTGCGGTTGATGGGCGTATTGGATAGATTGAACGTCATTCCGGTTGCACTGGAAGACGGGACGCCGGAGTGGCGTATCCGACCTGTGCACACCCCGGAAGATTATGAAGCTTGGTTGGCATGGAGGGCTGCGTTTGAAACGTCGTGAGGTTCAAGTCGAAGATGCTGTCGGATTACAGTTGGCACACGATATGACGCGAATCGTCCCAGGTGTTTTCAAAGGGCGGCAATTTCGCCGCGGCCACGTCATTCGTGAAGAAGATATCCCGACACTGTTGGATATGGGAAAGCGTCACATTTACGTGCTTGAGCTCGAGGAGGGCGAATTGCACGAAGAGGATGCGGCCCAGATGATGGCGAACGCCCTGGCTGGCGATGGACTCGTACAGTCTGAGGTCGAGGAAGGCAAGGTCGTGCTGCGAGCCAAACACGATGGGATGTTGTGGGTGGACGCGCGACGCGTGGCCACAA
Above is a genomic segment from Alicyclobacillus acidoterrestris containing:
- the tsaB gene encoding tRNA (adenosine(37)-N6)-threonylcarbamoyltransferase complex dimerization subunit type 1 TsaB → MGVIVMDTATDAMAVAAGRLDGTLLSAVTQRVPRGHSRLLQPSVSFVMQSAGFHPGEVERIGVGVGPGSYTGVRMAVATGKAMAHALQVPLTAVPTLDAIALAAGLGLPVPAEVSVLVLLFARRHRAFGAWFTVVGGRLASRSEAQVQPIADWLAQVPAHTSAVPAVLVHDFPPEELALTNIPEDLLPLSWGDVSTRFADALFRLALRDEYPVFEGERIHTVLPYYALPVEAEAKLESRQKGGERP
- a CDS encoding phosphatase PAP2 family protein; translated protein: MATHTFPLPAGFGWQYHFILWIQSFHTPILDKVATVLSYLGTESFYLIILPIVFLAFSRQFGLRLTYVFLTSMFFNAWLKSVIQIARPIGVPGVRSLYLSTATGLSTPSGHAQGTITLWASLVRYLPTRVLRYALLTLVLLIGISRVYLGLHWPMDVVLGWLLGLIIGYAGWQIGRWWSYRGIPWHFALAFAILFPAVLFYFNHDPRGAEYAAYLFAIGTGSVIERRFIHSAIEAVWWKRICAGVIGVGGMVAIQWGLQSTESVLPWLLLRDLLIGWWVTVGAPWIFLKLNVYQPDTEAYAGS
- the rimI gene encoding ribosomal protein S18-alanine N-acetyltransferase → MLLQDLDQVLQVERRAFTAPWSRAAFLGELVENKLARYVVAELDGRVVGYGGLWLILDEGHVTNIAVDPDYRGRKLGDKLLRTLMSLCAANGGRKMTLEVRVSNTVAQNLYRKYGFERVGLRKGYYTDNKEDAIIMWVDLPPMDRVTAGGELI
- the mobA gene encoding molybdenum cofactor guanylyltransferase, translating into MGPDVCVVVAGGQSRRMQPLGDKLLLPRAPLSPPILAHVLTVAASLCDCVIVAHAPGPVRDVVARHLPVSCANKIDWQLDAVPWSGPLTALAHVFTSARVQEANTVGVVAGDLPGITADVLQRCHAALAASEAADGAALVRDGRIQPLIACYRHRAVAAVVDAVAAGQVRLMGVLDRLNVIPVALEDGTPEWRIRPVHTPEDYEAWLAWRAAFETS
- the thiL gene encoding thiamine-phosphate kinase, with translation MDEFGLIAALARRLPKPGADVLLGIGDDAAVVRTGGAPFVVTTDTMVEGVHFLETTLTDYNLGYKSLAVSVSDIAAMGGQPKFAVVSIAIPSGWAPERLERVYDGFREVTERFGCHVIGGDVVSTSGPLVITTTVIGEAANPIPRSGARPGDILFVTGRLGGSSAGLQVMQEATSVSDISKACLIERHQRPEPRVAIGSLCATAGVHALNDVSDGLASELNEIAAASGVRCVIDADKLPVLPEVVELARGVQRDPLSYALYGGEDYELVGAASNRAFATLLAGASAMNVPITRIGRVDEGDGVVMRRPDGQMEVLDPKGYNHFKRDDA
- the tsaE gene encoding tRNA (adenosine(37)-N6)-threonylcarbamoyltransferase complex ATPase subunit type 1 TsaE; the encoded protein is MANEWLMTTTSPDETRRFGVCLGGVLQAGDVVLLGGPLGAGKTHFAQGIAQGLGVEEPVTSPTFTLVAEYEGRLPLIHMDLYRLYDEPTAEVVTLHPAALAQIGFDDYLDGSGVVLIEWARGVESDLDDYLSVDIAHGLQAVDDDIRATTRELRVRAEGAAARQRLQEWMDAWA
- a CDS encoding 5-formyltetrahydrofolate cyclo-ligase yields the protein MLTVEAEKEHLRQLLKRDRMSLTENERHRAQLAICAAVLDFCEGYARSRQSCDKPLTIGLYAAVRGEVDVSACFAGLRERGWRIVYPRVQALGAMEMFVVDKAHHLVPGAYGILEPPADALPVQKEQLDVLLVPGLGFTQEGWRLGYGGGYYDRYLAGALDVCTVGIGFQRQVRAALPVAAHDRRLNYLITEEGVVNCWDPTSVSS
- a CDS encoding ABC-F family ATP-binding cassette domain-containing protein; this encodes MIVLQVSHVKKSYDTVDVLLDASLSIRTGDKVGLVGGNGAGKSTLVRIVTGQEQPDAGQVTWREGTTVGYVAQFVDTSEDKSVYAFVAEARAHLEQMEQELRKLERQMADQAIYEDEARFAQVSTAYDTLSRRFEDEGGYAWQTDIRRVLAGLQFPKEMHDMPVSSLSGGQKTRLSLARLLATGPDLLVLDEPTNYLDTETLTWLEQYLKGYSGSVLVVSHDRYFLDQVTTHTVELAQGTTTSYTGNYEAYMEQKMEARLQQAKQFAHQQEEIAKLETFIAKNLARASTTKRAQSRRKMLERMDRIEQPDTDPAKVHLAFSANRPSGRDVLQVNDLAIGYGETVLARNVSFRLERGMRLAILGPNGVGKSTLMKTLLHQLKPLHGSIDVGQHVQFGYYDQEQTDLNPSKTVLSQVWDEHPNMDRTTVRGALAQFLFRGSDVDKPVSGLSGGERSRLNLCRLMLQRANTLFMDEPTNHLDIPSKEALESALIDYDGTLLFISHDRYFIDAIATHVGVLSKDGLTLYIGNYTDYREKSAENDRLQDIEESTAATATGREARQGRNTKDTRGNTARGKATGEVTRRSDGDTTSAHTSGDHSPANAPRRRIRSSDVRKAQEAVERWEQISTTCEVEMEQVATALSEAAQNQDLERIYELEAKRKALEEQHEEALVRWEQAALELEALEQALATDGG
- the tsaD gene encoding tRNA (adenosine(37)-N6)-threonylcarbamoyltransferase complex transferase subunit TsaD; its protein translation is MIILGIETSCDETSAALVRDGRELISEVTATQMQIHAAFGGVVPEVASRHHVEDITRVVDETFREAGCTWHDVDAIAVTCGPGLLGSLLVGVSAAKGYALATGKPLIGVHHIAGHVAAATLNSQIRPPFLCLVVSGGHTELLTVDEQFCFTKLGGTRDDAAGEAYDKVARLIGLAYPGGPKVDELAHEGNKEAYAFPRGLLDEEGYDFSFSGLKSAVNNALTKQRNRREEIDAKDVCASFQAAVIDVLEEKTKRALAHTGYQRLVVAGGVAANRGLRSRFTALASATGVEVVFPPLRWCTDNAAMIASAGYYRFQQGKESDLSLNAYAQLSLDTWQSWA